A genome region from Maridesulfovibrio salexigens DSM 2638 includes the following:
- a CDS encoding aminotransferase class III-fold pyridoxal phosphate-dependent enzyme — MKNTFAFPGRELLVPEIVKSDNCTLIDADGNQYIDLEAGIWCTSIGHANLAVRNAVISQIDNISHVGFCYSTNVVERAAGAVLDLLGHGGGRCSFLCSGSESVEYGVRALRTVLNSKRIMTMSDSYFGAYGDASAKDSDKWFLFDWSECERCTHEVCSKDCSVYSAILFDDVGAFLFEPGSSSGMVRFPPAKLISNIVKDVTAADGLVMVNEVTTGVGRTGKWFGFQHYEMQPDIVAMGKGIGNGYPVSAVSLNSRVVDLLGPDAVAYGQSHLNDPLGAAVVEAVINEINGHNLIQHAEVLSDVLMDGLQRVAAGSDLIECARGRGLMAILIMADHVDVSQVAELHRKLVSRGFIVDHRLGTNALRMHPALTIGVEKIYNFIAVLEEVVGAMEIELG; from the coding sequence ATGAAAAATACTTTTGCTTTTCCCGGCCGAGAATTGTTGGTTCCGGAGATTGTAAAATCAGATAACTGCACTCTTATTGACGCCGATGGCAATCAGTACATTGATCTGGAAGCGGGCATATGGTGCACCAGCATTGGCCATGCGAATCTGGCGGTTAGGAATGCTGTCATTTCGCAGATCGATAATATTTCGCATGTAGGCTTTTGCTATAGTACTAATGTTGTTGAGCGTGCTGCCGGAGCGGTTCTTGATCTCTTGGGGCATGGCGGAGGGCGGTGTTCCTTCCTTTGTTCCGGGAGTGAGTCTGTTGAATATGGGGTGCGTGCGTTACGCACGGTACTGAATTCGAAGCGCATTATGACCATGTCTGATTCATATTTCGGTGCCTATGGTGATGCGTCCGCAAAGGATTCCGACAAGTGGTTTCTTTTTGATTGGAGCGAATGTGAGCGTTGTACTCATGAGGTTTGTTCTAAGGATTGTTCTGTTTATTCCGCCATTCTATTTGATGATGTTGGGGCCTTCTTATTTGAGCCCGGTAGTTCGTCTGGAATGGTCCGTTTTCCTCCTGCAAAATTGATCAGTAATATAGTTAAAGATGTGACTGCTGCTGATGGGCTGGTGATGGTCAATGAAGTTACCACGGGCGTTGGCAGGACTGGAAAATGGTTCGGATTTCAGCATTATGAGATGCAGCCGGATATTGTCGCTATGGGAAAAGGTATCGGAAATGGTTACCCCGTAAGCGCTGTTTCGCTCAACAGTCGTGTTGTCGACCTGCTTGGCCCTGATGCCGTTGCCTATGGGCAATCCCATCTCAATGATCCTTTAGGCGCTGCTGTAGTAGAGGCAGTTATTAACGAGATTAATGGGCACAACCTGATTCAGCATGCTGAAGTTCTTTCAGATGTTCTCATGGATGGTTTACAGCGAGTCGCTGCGGGATCAGATTTGATCGAATGCGCGCGCGGCAGGGGGCTGATGGCGATTCTGATTATGGCCGATCACGTAGATGTTTCACAAGTGGCAGAGCTGCATAGGAAATTGGTTTCGCGGGGATTCATAGTGGATCACCGTCTTGGGACCAATGCTTTACGGATGCATCCAGCTCTTACAATCGGTGTGGAGAAAATTTATAATTTTATTGCCGTGCTTGAAGAAGTTGTGGGGGCCATGGAGATTGAGTTGGGTTGA